The following proteins are encoded in a genomic region of Brachypodium distachyon strain Bd21 chromosome 1, Brachypodium_distachyon_v3.0, whole genome shotgun sequence:
- the LOC112268585 gene encoding uncharacterized protein LOC112268585, with protein MAMTAAEQRVVVMRHGDRLDHAEPMWPANKPRPWDPPLTDAGILRAWNVGKRIRAQAAADGFRLHRVLVSPFFRCLQTAAQAVAALCAVPDDAALVTVDSSANVPLDTSRVKVSIEYALSEMMNVEAMGSIVSQVAPAVVKWFPDLSELEAVLPPGTIDHSVEPLYPEVPKWGESVREARIRYGSVIKALADKYPNENLLLVTHGEGVGSSVACFGAGLEIYEVEYCAYSMLERRRQQMEGEEGESSSLLKLLTDRSGPTTGIRYLVT; from the exons ATGGcgatgacggcggcggagcagcgggtGGTGGTGATGCGGCACGGCGACCGGCTGGACCACGCGGAGCCCATGTGGCCGGCCAACAAGCCCCGGCCCTGGGACCCGCCCCTCACCGACGCCGGCATCCTCAGGGCGTGGAACGTCGGCAAGCGCATCAGGgcccaggccgccgccgacggcttCAGGCTCCACCGGGTCCTCGTATCCCCCTTCTTCCGCTGCCTCCAGACCGCCGCCCAGGCCGTCGCCGCGCTCTGCGCCGTCCCCGACGACGCCGCCCTCGTCACCGTCGACTCCAGCGCCAATGTGCCCCTCGACACCTCCCGCGTCAAG GTGTCAATTGAGTATGCACTGTCTGAGATGATGAATGTGGAAGCAATGGGAAGTATTGTTAGCCAGGTTGCACCCGCGGTCGTCAAGTGGTTTCCCGACTTGTCAGAACTCGAAGCCGTTTTACCACCTGGAACTATCGACCATTCTGTGGAGCCACTCTACCCGGAG GTACCAAAGTGGGGAGAATCTGTGAGGGAGGCAAGAATTCGGTACGGCAGCGTGATCAAGGCTCTTGCCGACAAATATCCCAACGAGAACCTGCTTTTGGTAACACACG GCGAGGGCGTTGGTTCGTCGGTGGCGTGCTTCGGGGCGGGTTTGGAGATCTACGAGGTGGAGTACTGCGCCTACTCAATGCTGGAAAGAAGAAGGCAGCAAATggaaggggaggagggtgAGAGTAGCAGCCTGCTCAAGCTCCTGACTGATAGAAGCGGTCCGACAACAGGCATACGCTACCTAGTCACCTGA
- the LOC100842488 gene encoding hexose carrier protein HEX6, translated as MAIGAFVEGPTGGAAAAAGYNGRVTSFVVLSCIVAGSGGILFGYDLGISGGVTSMESFLKKFFPEVYHQMKGDKVDVSNYCRFDSELLTVFTSSLYVAGLVATLFASSVTTRYGRRASILIGGSVFIAGSVFGGAAVNVYMLLLNRILLGIGLGFTNQSIPLYLSEMAPPQYRGAINNGFELCISIGILIANLINYGVAKIEGGWGWRISLSMAAVPAAFLTVGAIFLPETPSFLIQRGGGNTDAAKAMLQRLRGTAGVQKELDDLVAAAGAGQQGRPLRTLLGKKKYRPQLAMAILIPFFNQVTGINVINFYAPVMFRTIGLKESASLMSAVVTRLCATAANVVAMVVVDRSGRRKLLLAGGVQMILSQFAVGAILAAKFKDHGAMDKEYAYLVLVIMCVFVAGFAWSWGPLTYLVPTEICPLEIRSAGQSVVIAVIFLATFVIGQTFLAMLCHLRSGTFFLFGGWVCLMTLFVFFFLPETKQLPMEQMEQVWRRHWFWRRVVGTEEEEDDVMSAETAAAGSAIALSSSRGRN; from the exons ATGGCGATAGGGGCGTTCGTGGAAGGGCCgacgggcggcgccgccgcagcggctGGGTACAACGGGCGCGTGACTTCCTTCGTGGTGCTCTCTTGCAtcgtcgccggcagcggcggcatcCTCTTCGGCTACGATCTCGGAATCTCAG GTGGAGTGACGTCGATGGAGTCGTTTCTGAAGAAGTTCTTCCCGGAGGTGTACCACCAGATGAAAGGGGACAAGGTGGACGTGAGCAACTACTGCCGCTTCGACAGCGAGCTGCTCACCGTCTTCACCTCCTCCCTCTACGTCGCCGGTCTCGTCGCCACGCTCTTCGCATCCTCCGTCACCACCCGCTacggccgccgcgcctccaTCCTCATCGGCGGCTCCGTCTTCATCGCCGGCTCCGTCTTtggtggcgccgccgtcaACGTTTACATGCTACTCCTCAACAGGATCCTCCTCGGCATCGGCCTTGGCTTCACAAATCAG TCGATTCCGCTGTACCTTTCAGaaatggcgccgccgcagtaCCGCGGCGCCATCAACAACGGCTTCGAGCTCTGCATCAGCATCGGCATCCTCATCGCCAACCTCATCAACTACGGCGTCGCCAAGATCGAAGGCGGCTGGGGCTGGCGGATCTCGctctccatggccgccgttCCCGCCGCCTTCCTGACCGTCGGCGCCATCTTCCTCCCAGAGACCCCCAGCTTCCTCAtccagcgcggcggcggcaacaccGACGCGGCGAAAGCCATGCTCCAGCGGCTGCGCGGCACGGCCGGCGTCCAGAAGGAGCTCGATGACCTTGTCGCCGCAGCCGGAGCCGGACAACAAGGCCGCCCGTTGAGGACGCtcctggggaagaagaagtaCAGGCCGCAGCTGGCGATGGCGAtcctgatccccttcttcaaCCAGGTGACCGGCATCAACGTGATCAACTTCTACGCGCCGGTCATGTTCCGGACCATCGGGCTCAAGGAGAGCGCCTCGCTCATGTCGGCCGTGGTCACCCGGCTCTGCGCCACGGCCGCTAACGTCGTGGCCATGGTCGTCGTCGACAGGTCCGGCCGCCgcaagctcctcctcgccggcggcgtccagATGATCCTGTCCCAGTTCGCCGTGGGCGCCATCCTCGCCGCCAAGTTCAAGGACCACGGCGCCATGGACAAGGAGTACGCGTACCTGGTGCTCGTCATAATGTGCGTCTTCGTGGCCGGGTTCGCCTGGTCATGGGGGCCGCTCACTTACTTGGTTCCGACAGAGATCTGCCCGCTGGAGATCAGGTCGGCCGGGCAGAGCGTTGTGATCGCAGTGATCTTCTTGGCGACCTTCGTGATCGGGCAGACATTTCTCGCCATGCTTTGCCATCTGAGGTCCGGGACGTTTTTTCTGTTTGGGGGCTGGGTGTGCTTGATGACGCtgttcgtcttcttcttcctgccggAGACGAAGCAGCTGCCCATGGAGCAGATGGAGCAGGTCTGGAGGAGGCATTGGTTCTGGAGAAGGGTCgttgggacggaggaggaagaagacgatgtCATGAGTGCAGAGACTGCTGCTGCAGGAAGTGCCATAGCTTTGTCCTCCAGCAGAGGACGTAATTAG
- the LOC100839175 gene encoding uncharacterized protein LOC100839175 translates to MTTPCSTRLVAPSPLSFFSIPVVPSAARFNSRPPPPRLLLRCCCGNAEMVNAIRVHELGGPEAMRWEQVEVGPPGDGEIRVKNTAVGVNFIDVYFRKGVYSAPLPFTPGMEAVGVVTAVGPGLTGRKVGDVVAYAGKPMGSYAEEQVIPADVAVSVPPSVDHRTAAAIMLKGMTAHVLLRRVFKVESGHTVLVHAAAGGVGSLLCQWANALGATVIGTVSSEEKAAHAAQDGCHHVIIYTKEDVATRVKEITDGKGVNVVYDSVGKDTYKASMECLASRGFLVSFGQSSGSPDPIPMSDLAPKSLFLTRPSMLHYTGTRDELLHSAGEVFANVANGVLRIRVNHTYPLSEAAQAHADLEARKTSGSILLIP, encoded by the exons ATGACGACGCCGTGCTCCACTCGATTAGTAGCACCATCCCCactctccttcttctccattcCTGTcgtcccctccgccgcccgcttcAATTcgcgtcctcctccaccgcgcctcctcctccgctgctgctgcggcaaCGCCGAGATGGTCAACGCAATCAGGGTCCACGAGCTCGGCGGGCCGGAG GCGATGCGATGGGAGCAGGTGGAGGTTGGGCCGCCGGGCGACGGCGAGATCCGGGTCAAGAACACCGCCGTCGGCGTCAACTTCATCGACGTCTACTTCCGCAAGGGGGTCTACTCCGCCCCCCTCCCCTTCACCCCAG GCATGGAAGCCGTCGGCGTGGTGACGGCGGTAGGGCCGGGCCTCACGGGCAGGAAAGTCGGGGACGTCGTCGCCTACGCCGGCAAGCCCATGGGCTCCtacgccgaggagcaggtcaTCCCGGCCGACGTCGCTGTCTCCGTCCCGCCTTCCGTTGATCATAGGacggctgccgccatcatgcTCAAGGGGATGACTGCTCATGTCTTGCTTCGCCGCGTCTTCAAG GTTGAATCCGGTCATACTGTTCTTGTCcacgctgctgctggtggagTTGGTTCACTCCTCTGTCAGTGGGCGAATGCCCTTGGTGCCACTGTCATTGGGACTGTCTCAAGCGAAGAGAAAGCTGCACACGCGGCTCAAGATGGATGTCACCATGTGATCATATACACAAAGGAAGATGTTGCGACGAGAGTCAAGGAGATTACAGATGGAAAAGGTGTAAATGTGGTGTATGATTCTGTTGGAAAGGATACATACAAG GCTTCTATGGAATGCCTGGCGTCCCGTGGTTTCCTGGTGTCTTTTGGGCAGTCCTCAGGTTCACCTGATCCCATTCCGATGAGCGACCTGGCTCCCAAGTCGCTATTCCTGACGAGGCCTAGTATGCTGCATTACACGGGCACTCGTGATGAGTTGCTCCATTCAGCTGGTGAGGTGTTTGCCAACGTGGCCAACGGGGTGCTGCGCATTCGTGTGAACCACACCTACCCGCTGTCCGAAGCGGCTCAGGCTCATGCCGATCTCGAAGCTCGGAAAACCTCTGGCTCCATATTGCTGATCCCCTAG